Within Thermincola ferriacetica, the genomic segment TACCCCTATTGGTATTGAAGTCGCCAAGCAAATCGGCGGCATTCCTTCCGTCACGGCGGGGGCGATAATAGTTACCGGTATGATAGGCGCTGTTATAGGGCCGTTGATTTGTAAGTTATTTGGTATCAGGGATGAAGTTGCCGTGGGGATAGCTATGGGTACTTCTGCTCATGCAATTGGAACCACAAAGGCCATTGAACTTGGGCCGGTCCAGGGGGCTATGAGCGGCCTGGCCATAGGTTTGGCGGGGTTTATTACAGTAATTTTAGTTCCTTTTTTACTAAAGATACTTTAAAAATTATCTGTTGGCCCCATTATCGGTTAATTAAAGCTTATGTCCGGTTAAACCGTTTTGCCCCGGGTTGATAGCCTTTACTCCTTTTGTTATACTTTACTTAACATGTTTTTCTTGCAGTTTGAAGTAAAGATTAATAAATTGCAGGAACGGTTGGTGAGTATATGCCTCGTCATCTCCTTTGTTTAAGGGAATTACCGCTATTTCAAGGGCTAAGTGACACCGATTTTTACAGTATTTGCCCGGGGGTGATAAACAGGTCAGTTGCTAAAGGGCAGTTCTTGTTCAGGCAAGGAGAAGACCACCGTACTGTCTATTTAATAAAATCTGGGAAATTTAAACTTATTCAAAATACAGAGGATGGAAGGGAAATAATTATTTCTATCGTCGGTCCTGGGGAAGTGCTGGGGGAAACAGCTTTATTTCAGGATCACGAGTTGCATTTTAGCGCAGTTGCTTTAGAAAATGCACGATTGTGCGGTTTTAGTAGACAGGATTTGGAAATGGTCATTCAACGCAATCCTGGTTTTGCCGTAAAGATAATAAGTCACTTGGCTCGCAAATTGAATACAATTATGCAGCAAGTTAGTGAGACTTCAGGGGTATCTGTTAAAGAAAAGCTGCTAAGGTTGTTAATTCGGCTGGCCAACGAATATGGGAAAGTGGCATCCGATATGACAATAATTGAGTTAAATATAACGCAGCAGGAAATGGGCAACTTAATTGGAGCTTCCCGCGTCAAGGTGTCCCAGGTTTTATCAGGGTTAAGGGACGCGGGAATTGTCAGCAAACATGGTAAATATTATACAATAAAAACAGATTTTTGTCTTAAAAATGCCGTTTTTTCTGAAAAACAATAGTTGGCTTAATTAGTGTTAACCTCCTTTTGGAGGTTTTTTTTTAAATGTTAAGGAATTTACAGCGATGATAGTGTTAAAGGGTTAATATGTAAAGGAGGAGGTGATAAAAGTAGTATTGGGTTTAATATCAGGCAGAGTTAATTAGTTAAATAGAGAAAAGTCTTGGAGGTGCTTGACGTGGGTAAGTTAACGGCTGAAATGAAAAAATTTATTGAGGACGTTAAATTATGTGTTGCTGCCACGGCTGACAGCAACGGGATGCCTAATGCATCATTCAAAGGAACGATTCAGGTTCTGGACGACGAAAATTTAGTTTTTGCTGACATTTTTTCAGCCAAAACCAGAAAAAACTTACAGGAAAATAATAAAATATGTATCGTCGTGGCAGACCACAAGAAAATGGTCGGGTACCAGTTTAAAGGGGAAGCTGAACTCCTGGATCAGGGTGAACTCTACGATAAGGTTTGTTCTGCGGTGGAAGGGTTAAATTTAAATCTTCCAAAACCTACATATGTGGTAAAAATAAAAGTAACTGAGATTTACCCTGCGCCTGCAGCCAGTTAATGGGGTAAATGACGGCTTACATTGACCGGTATCGCCGCATCTCCGACTACCACCCAGGCCATGATCCACTATTTTTGGCATACCTTTGTAGCCGCCTTCCGGAATTAGATGGGCCATATATTCTTTAGGCTCAGT encodes:
- a CDS encoding pyridoxamine 5'-phosphate oxidase family protein, which translates into the protein MGKLTAEMKKFIEDVKLCVAATADSNGMPNASFKGTIQVLDDENLVFADIFSAKTRKNLQENNKICIVVADHKKMVGYQFKGEAELLDQGELYDKVCSAVEGLNLNLPKPTYVVKIKVTEIYPAPAAS
- a CDS encoding Crp/Fnr family transcriptional regulator; this encodes MPRHLLCLRELPLFQGLSDTDFYSICPGVINRSVAKGQFLFRQGEDHRTVYLIKSGKFKLIQNTEDGREIIISIVGPGEVLGETALFQDHELHFSAVALENARLCGFSRQDLEMVIQRNPGFAVKIISHLARKLNTIMQQVSETSGVSVKEKLLRLLIRLANEYGKVASDMTIIELNITQQEMGNLIGASRVKVSQVLSGLRDAGIVSKHGKYYTIKTDFCLKNAVFSEKQ